The genomic window TCCATGATCCGCAGGGCGACCCACCGGGCATTGAGCTCCTGGGGCAGCACCCGCTGCAGATAGGGGACCAGTTGGGCAATCTCTCCCTCCAGTTGATCGGAATAGCGCCAGCGCAGGGGCTGGGGTCTAATCCTACCGGATGCCACTTCATCGATGACAGCCTTGAGCTGGTCGAGGCCTTCGCCTTTGCGGGCTGCACAGGGTACTACGGGAATCCCTAACCTAGTGGCCAGTTTATCGACATCGATGGAAATGTGCTTGCGCTGGGCTTCGTCCACGAGATTGAGGCATAGCACCACCCGTGGGGTAATTTCCAATACCTGAAGGACCAAGTTAAGATTTCGTTCTAAACAGGTGGCATCGGCCACCACCACCGTTGCGTCGGGCTGACCAAAGCAGATGAAGTCCCGGGCGATTTCCTCCTCAACGGAATTGGCCAGTAAGGAATAGGTGCCCGGTAGATCCACCAGCACCACATCCCGATCTCGATACCGATAGATCCCCCGGGCCGAGGTCACCGTTTTGCCGGGCCAGTTACCGGTATGTTGGTTTAGTCCCGTTAAGGCGTTAAAAACGGTGCTCTTGCCCACATTGGGGTTTCCTGCCAGAGCAACAACATAATCTCCCGACACCCCTTGCTCTAACTCTCGGCGCAGGCTAGGCACTGGGTTCGTCGATGTATTGCTCGATTCCATCATCCCCTCACTCCCTTGCAGGTTGGACTAAGATTTTTTCCGTTTCCCGTTGCCGCAGGGCGATGACAGCGCCGCGTATCCTGTAAGCTGTAGGATCTCCGGAGGGACTGTAACGCAGGGTTTTGACCTGTGTTCCCGGTACCAGTCCCAGATCCAACAGTCGGCGGCGGGT from Bacillota bacterium includes these protein-coding regions:
- a CDS encoding iron transporter FeoB, whose protein sequence is MESSNTSTNPVPSLRRELEQGVSGDYVVALAGNPNVGKSTVFNALTGLNQHTGNWPGKTVTSARGIYRYRDRDVVLVDLPGTYSLLANSVEEEIARDFICFGQPDATVVVADATCLERNLNLVLQVLEITPRVVLCLNLVDEAQRKHISIDVDKLATRLGIPVVPCAARKGEGLDQLKAVIDEVASGRIRPQPLRWRYSDQLEGEIAQLVPYLQRVLPQELNARWVALRIMEGDESIVPNLLSLAAN
- a CDS encoding ferrous iron transport protein A, whose amino-acid sequence is MMTNSISLDLLPVGAQARVVSIAAQGSTRRRLLDLGLVPGTQVKTLRYSPSGDPTAYRIRGAVIALRQRETEKILVQPARE